A stretch of Geomonas oryzisoli DNA encodes these proteins:
- a CDS encoding hybrid sensor histidine kinase/response regulator: MVVDGDLTTQFLYEALSRGKREWELTFDAVPDLIFITDTEHTITRANRAMADRLGLRPSEIPGRKCYELFHEIGTVPGSCPFLKLLQDGEAPHVEMEEKHLGGFFEISVSPLYNELGAITACVHVARDVTERKKAEEYRLALEQQLQQTQRLESLGVLSGGIAHDFNNILTIILGHCAMARMARPDEVQRHLEQIELAGNRAADLCRQMLNYAGKSPLVQTEIDLGAQVRDVVGMLQPAFKKKVSFDYRMEPGVPLIKGDQGQVQQIIMNLVVNAVEAIGDRKGTVGICLARHTILPEEGSHDVFGNAIAPGSYVCLEVSDDGCGMSDETRQRIFEPFFSTKFTGRGLGMSATMGIIRSHNGALQLSSTLGEGSRFRVFFPTSAASLLVRDAEPVPEPQPQSRELLSGTVLLVDDEPELRQVGTVLLAGLGLRVITACNGREALEIYRERGKEIDLVLMDLTMPEMDGVEAYQELRRETSTLPILFCSGYGKKEVSPFIDSDPLAAFLAKPYNREQMRHMLRKLRDMPGNPV, encoded by the coding sequence ATGGTAGTCGACGGCGATCTCACCACGCAGTTTCTCTACGAGGCGCTCAGCCGCGGCAAAAGGGAGTGGGAACTCACCTTCGACGCCGTCCCCGACCTCATCTTCATCACCGACACCGAGCACACCATCACCCGTGCCAACCGCGCCATGGCTGACCGGCTCGGCTTGCGCCCGTCCGAAATCCCCGGCCGCAAATGCTACGAGCTCTTCCACGAGATCGGCACCGTCCCGGGCAGTTGCCCCTTCCTGAAACTGCTGCAGGACGGAGAGGCGCCCCACGTGGAGATGGAGGAGAAGCATCTGGGCGGCTTCTTCGAGATCTCGGTCTCCCCCCTGTACAACGAACTGGGCGCCATTACCGCCTGCGTGCACGTGGCCCGCGACGTCACCGAACGGAAGAAAGCGGAGGAGTACCGGCTCGCCCTGGAACAGCAGCTGCAGCAGACCCAGAGATTGGAGAGCCTCGGGGTTCTCTCCGGCGGGATCGCCCACGACTTCAACAACATCCTGACCATCATCCTCGGTCACTGTGCCATGGCGCGCATGGCGCGTCCCGATGAGGTGCAACGGCACCTGGAACAGATCGAACTGGCAGGCAACCGCGCCGCCGACCTGTGCCGACAGATGCTCAACTATGCCGGCAAAAGCCCACTGGTACAGACCGAGATCGATCTCGGCGCCCAGGTCCGCGACGTGGTCGGCATGCTCCAGCCCGCCTTCAAGAAGAAGGTCTCCTTCGACTATCGCATGGAGCCGGGAGTCCCCCTGATCAAGGGTGACCAGGGGCAGGTGCAGCAGATCATCATGAACCTCGTGGTCAACGCGGTGGAGGCGATCGGCGACCGCAAAGGGACGGTGGGCATCTGCCTCGCCCGCCACACCATCCTTCCCGAAGAGGGGAGCCACGACGTCTTCGGCAACGCCATCGCCCCGGGTTCCTACGTTTGCCTCGAGGTCAGCGACGACGGCTGCGGCATGAGCGACGAGACCCGGCAGCGTATCTTCGAACCTTTCTTCAGCACCAAGTTCACCGGGCGCGGCCTGGGGATGTCGGCCACCATGGGCATCATCAGAAGCCACAACGGCGCGCTGCAGCTCTCCAGCACCCTCGGGGAGGGATCCAGGTTCAGGGTCTTCTTCCCCACCAGCGCCGCCTCGCTGCTGGTCAGGGACGCGGAGCCGGTCCCGGAGCCGCAGCCCCAATCCCGCGAGCTGTTGTCGGGGACCGTCCTGCTGGTCGACGACGAACCGGAGCTGCGCCAGGTCGGCACGGTGCTGCTTGCCGGGCTGGGCTTACGCGTCATCACTGCCTGCAACGGCCGGGAGGCCCTGGAGATCTACCGCGAGCGTGGCAAAGAGATCGACTTGGTACTGATGGACCTGACCATGCCCGAGATGGACGGCGTCGAAGCGTACCAGGAACTGCGCCGGGAGACTTCTACCCTGCCCATCCTCTTCTGCAGCGGCTACGGCAAGAAGGAAGTCTCACCCTTCATCGACAGCGATCCGCTCGCCGCGTTCCTCGCCAAGCCCTACAACAGGGAACAGATGCGCCACATGCTCCGCAAGCTCCGCGACATGCCGGGAAATCCCGTCTAG